The Bacillota bacterium genome includes a region encoding these proteins:
- a CDS encoding DMT family transporter codes for MSAKVVALLVALVSGVAMAVQGSINARLGKVVGQWEAVFVVHIVGLVSVSFLLFAMKMGGGDLGRVTKGPWYGPLGGIIGVLIVWGVMSSIPKLGAAIATTSIIVGQVLTALLIDHFGLFGLRSMPLTWLKGLGLLLLAAGAKLLLG; via the coding sequence ATGTCCGCCAAAGTCGTTGCGCTGCTCGTCGCCCTCGTTTCCGGGGTCGCCATGGCAGTACAAGGGTCAATTAACGCCAGGCTCGGCAAGGTGGTAGGCCAATGGGAGGCCGTCTTCGTCGTCCACATCGTTGGCCTCGTCAGCGTGTCATTCCTGTTGTTTGCGATGAAGATGGGTGGGGGCGATCTCGGTCGAGTCACGAAAGGGCCCTGGTACGGCCCGCTCGGCGGCATCATCGGAGTGCTCATAGTGTGGGGAGTGATGTCGAGCATACCGAAGCTGGGCGCGGCCATAGCTACCACCTCGATAATAGTTGGGCAAGTACTCACCGCGTTGCTCATAGATCACTTTGGCCTCTTCGGTCTTCGCTCTATGCCTCTTACGTGGCTGAAAGGTCTAGGCTTACTGCTGCTCGCGGCTGGAGCCAAGCTCTTGCTCGGATGA
- a CDS encoding ATP-binding protein — protein MTYGRHRDRGDSRVPHAAFAGMSRSPQGTCWVALAAKDIFFIGDRSGRARFCRELLRVVRLACRADHALLVEVDPTAQSTTQSFANVDPQPPSERLRRLWTYVAGYVAVAARQGTRAELPSDVRDALDVSSMLVAPVLGEDGCLVAAIAVFRGRSSPSFTTESEQLLRAITDQLADVARRLLHDREFARGAPRLLKVLRARAVLRTASRLCCLLDAAVLLLHKACLVDAAVFRVLNLETGELEVLASSGRPSSARGMEPVHSSRCGLLARNEAGGISAGSEGHACPLVYKARGRAEGTVVCLPVRCGRETVGVLELWVSQGERLELADTRLMEAVAEALSEAFAETSVHRLEAAGETRSSLVEAFEAVSKTCSSPAHAAEVLLRGLRAGVEFEVGALAERRNGSEDFAVVQSCLFSIVDPGSGPSHKGTREAGEAASAAEVPMLSEDAARRSSGDPNAEAWVYQALRNARPFGSAPGVQRVSLPHPRWQAGVIAPLWTGASVSAVLVLGRPGGEAFSQAELEFLDAVCDDIAAPWENMSLRTRRALGAGQQAMAERIATLEQLAAGAAHEIKNPLAVIKGYLQVMQSDPSVPDSMKSRIERLFRQVDQISNIVEDFSLLVKPMTPELEPLSLTGMLEEVLEAVEPQALDAGITIVRAYADDTPEVMADGTKLGQVFLNLCRNGLEAMAPVGGGELRVSTRTSADGRFVEVEFRDTGPGMSADVMSHLFRPFFTTKKHGTGLGLTISMQIAKQHGGTIRAQSAPGEGSAFTVVLPVAPKGA, from the coding sequence GTGACTTACGGTCGACATCGCGACAGGGGAGACTCTCGCGTGCCGCACGCCGCGTTTGCAGGGATGTCGCGCTCACCTCAGGGGACGTGCTGGGTTGCGCTGGCGGCGAAGGACATCTTCTTCATCGGCGACCGCAGCGGGAGAGCGAGATTCTGTCGCGAGCTGCTACGCGTCGTTCGCCTCGCGTGCCGGGCAGACCATGCCCTGCTCGTCGAGGTGGATCCTACCGCGCAGTCGACGACCCAGTCTTTCGCGAACGTCGATCCGCAGCCGCCATCCGAGAGGCTTCGACGCCTCTGGACGTACGTGGCCGGCTACGTTGCGGTTGCTGCCCGGCAGGGCACCAGGGCGGAGCTTCCGAGCGACGTGCGGGACGCGCTCGACGTGTCGTCGATGTTGGTTGCGCCCGTGCTCGGCGAGGACGGGTGCCTGGTGGCGGCGATCGCGGTCTTCCGGGGGAGATCGTCGCCATCGTTTACGACCGAGTCTGAACAACTCCTTCGCGCGATAACGGATCAGCTGGCAGACGTCGCGCGTCGGCTACTTCACGATAGGGAGTTTGCCCGAGGAGCTCCTCGCCTTCTCAAGGTGCTGAGAGCTCGAGCTGTGCTCCGGACCGCGAGCCGGCTGTGCTGCCTGTTGGACGCTGCCGTCCTACTCCTTCACAAGGCCTGCCTCGTTGATGCCGCGGTGTTCAGGGTCTTGAACCTCGAGACAGGGGAGCTCGAAGTCTTGGCATCATCCGGACGGCCGTCCTCCGCGAGGGGAATGGAGCCGGTTCACTCCTCGAGGTGTGGATTGCTCGCGCGGAATGAGGCTGGAGGAATCAGTGCAGGGTCTGAAGGACATGCATGCCCGCTGGTGTACAAGGCCAGAGGACGTGCGGAAGGCACAGTGGTCTGCCTGCCGGTCCGGTGCGGGCGGGAGACCGTAGGTGTGCTTGAGCTTTGGGTTTCCCAGGGCGAGAGACTGGAACTCGCGGACACGCGACTCATGGAAGCCGTGGCCGAGGCGCTCAGCGAGGCCTTTGCGGAGACGAGCGTGCACCGTCTCGAAGCTGCGGGGGAAACAAGGTCTAGTCTCGTTGAAGCCTTCGAGGCCGTCAGCAAGACGTGCAGCAGTCCCGCACATGCGGCTGAAGTACTCCTCAGAGGGTTGAGAGCTGGCGTCGAGTTTGAGGTTGGTGCGCTTGCGGAGCGTCGCAACGGGTCCGAGGATTTCGCGGTCGTCCAATCATGTTTGTTTTCCATAGTCGACCCAGGCAGTGGTCCCAGCCACAAGGGAACGAGGGAAGCAGGCGAAGCGGCATCGGCTGCCGAGGTCCCGATGCTGTCTGAGGACGCTGCGCGACGCTCGAGCGGAGATCCCAACGCAGAGGCATGGGTGTACCAGGCACTGCGAAATGCGAGACCATTCGGGAGCGCGCCTGGGGTACAGAGGGTTTCCCTTCCGCACCCGCGTTGGCAGGCAGGGGTAATCGCGCCGCTCTGGACTGGTGCGTCCGTCAGCGCCGTCCTGGTACTGGGCAGGCCGGGCGGCGAGGCGTTTTCCCAGGCGGAACTCGAGTTCCTGGATGCCGTGTGCGACGACATCGCCGCTCCTTGGGAGAACATGTCGCTTCGAACTCGCCGTGCGTTAGGCGCAGGGCAACAGGCCATGGCGGAGCGGATAGCGACCCTGGAGCAACTCGCTGCGGGAGCCGCCCATGAAATCAAGAATCCGCTTGCGGTGATCAAAGGTTATCTGCAGGTGATGCAGTCCGACCCGTCCGTGCCTGACTCCATGAAGAGCAGGATAGAGCGGCTGTTTCGTCAGGTCGATCAGATCAGCAACATCGTGGAGGACTTCTCACTGCTCGTGAAGCCCATGACACCGGAGCTCGAGCCGCTTTCTCTCACGGGCATGCTCGAAGAGGTTCTCGAGGCCGTGGAACCCCAGGCTTTGGACGCCGGAATCACGATCGTGAGGGCGTACGCCGATGACACGCCGGAGGTCATGGCCGACGGCACGAAGCTGGGGCAGGTATTCCTGAATCTTTGCAGGAACGGCCTCGAGGCGATGGCTCCTGTGGGAGGCGGCGAACTACGCGTGTCCACCCGGACCTCCGCGGACGGGCGCTTTGTGGAAGTCGAGTTCCGCGACACCGGGCCGGGGATGAGCGCAGACGTCATGTCCCATCTCTTCCGGCCGTTCTTCACCACTAAGAAGCACGGGACAGGCCTGGGGCTCACCATTTCCATGCAAATCGCGAAGCAGCACGGCGGCACTATACGTGCCCAGAGCGCACCCGG